The proteins below are encoded in one region of Gammaproteobacteria bacterium:
- a CDS encoding HAD family hydrolase: MTKLKALLFDVDGTLADTERDGHRVAFNQAFADAGLAWDWTPELYGKLLKVTGGKERIRYYLTDFIDHFDYSGDLDELIVNLHRSKTAHYLEMLKAGAIPLRPGVARLLDEARGAGLQLGIATTTTPENVTYLLEATLGAESIGWFDVIAAGDIVPAKKPAADIFHHALEELGLEPDDCVAFEDSENGLRASLGAGVPTIVTINDYTRAQDFDGAMLVVSDMGEPEQPFEVLAGNAGDSGWVDVALVRRLAGDC; the protein is encoded by the coding sequence ATGACGAAACTCAAAGCCCTGTTGTTCGATGTTGACGGAACCCTGGCCGATACCGAGCGTGACGGCCACCGGGTTGCTTTCAACCAGGCCTTCGCCGATGCCGGCCTGGCCTGGGACTGGACGCCGGAATTGTACGGCAAATTGCTCAAGGTCACCGGCGGTAAGGAGCGTATTCGCTATTACCTTACTGATTTTATTGATCATTTTGATTATTCGGGTGATCTCGACGAGCTGATCGTCAACCTGCACCGCAGCAAGACGGCCCATTACCTGGAAATGCTCAAGGCAGGTGCCATTCCGCTGCGCCCCGGCGTGGCGCGTCTGCTCGACGAGGCGCGCGGTGCGGGGCTGCAGCTGGGTATCGCCACCACCACCACGCCCGAGAACGTTACCTATCTGCTCGAGGCGACCCTGGGGGCCGAGTCCATCGGCTGGTTCGACGTGATCGCCGCCGGGGACATCGTGCCGGCGAAAAAACCCGCGGCCGATATTTTTCATCACGCGCTGGAAGAACTGGGCCTGGAGCCGGACGACTGCGTGGCCTTCGAGGATTCGGAAAACGGGCTCAGGGCATCCCTGGGAGCCGGCGTGCCGACCATCGTGACCATTAACGACTATACGAGGGCGCAGGACTTCGACGGTGCAATGCTGGTGGTCAGCGACATGGGGGAACCGGAACAGCCCTTCGAGGTGCTGGCCGGCAATGCCGGTGATTCCGGCTGGGTCGACGTGGCGCTGGTCCGCCGTCTGGCGGGGGACTGCTGA
- a CDS encoding EAL domain-containing protein has protein sequence MTTDRDYPTAPREGDAAAHTIADAGPATPAMATTADLLRMPILVLEQTEQAGAPVTPLLHDIGFLNVEYCDSLHDALVVLDRLNFDLIICNLGETASYRQQLLHNLRTDHRWKNIPVMIVADQDEEDFDTLTEARASGTADVLFHPLRRAELMSRVFLALNLKHEHDLADQREMQLENQIRELNSMERQLGYLVWHDELTGLFNRRRLDEEIEAAIRAANQHQHTAALISIDIDQFRLINMAEGYQAGDRLLIEISHEIRKLCQPTDTVCRIGADEFAVLRHDADIQIGQLLAQEIREVIERHQIEFGELPYQCTASLGLTMIEAGESERPEDILNRANQAFRTAKRQGRNAVYLYNPLNSEIDSLRKQAYWANRIRLALTENRFRLMFQPIVPLQGEPGQRYEVLVRMLDGSGQLHSPAEFIKAAEAAGMIHSIDKWVSGKAIDILSEMDPAVRFCVNLSGHAPEDPSLLSHIEGRIQRSGIDPARLTFEITETAPSSDFQQTVTMVKRLKALGCGFALDDFGSGYNTFCYLRELPFNEVKIDGSFIRHLTDKPVDQSLVRAMVDAARALDLKTIAEMVEDEDALSLLKQLGVDYAQGYAVGKPSLSLPGVSLDRFY, from the coding sequence ATGACCACTGACCGGGATTACCCAACCGCCCCCAGGGAGGGGGACGCCGCGGCGCACACCATTGCCGATGCCGGCCCTGCAACGCCCGCCATGGCAACCACGGCCGATCTGCTACGCATGCCCATTCTGGTCCTGGAGCAGACCGAACAGGCCGGTGCGCCGGTCACCCCGCTGCTGCACGACATCGGCTTTCTGAACGTGGAGTACTGCGATTCCCTGCACGATGCGCTGGTCGTTCTGGACAGGCTCAACTTTGATCTGATCATCTGCAATCTGGGTGAAACCGCCTCTTACCGGCAGCAGCTGCTGCACAACCTGCGCACGGACCATCGCTGGAAGAACATCCCGGTCATGATCGTGGCCGATCAGGACGAAGAGGATTTCGACACCCTCACCGAGGCGCGTGCCTCCGGCACGGCGGATGTCCTGTTTCATCCGCTGCGACGCGCCGAGCTCATGTCGCGGGTCTTCCTGGCGCTGAATCTCAAACATGAACACGACCTCGCCGATCAGCGCGAGATGCAGCTCGAAAACCAGATCCGCGAACTCAACAGCATGGAACGCCAACTCGGCTATCTGGTCTGGCACGACGAGCTGACCGGCCTGTTCAACCGTCGCCGCCTGGACGAGGAGATCGAAGCCGCCATACGCGCCGCCAATCAGCATCAGCATACCGCCGCCCTGATCAGCATCGATATCGACCAGTTCCGGCTCATCAACATGGCCGAGGGCTATCAGGCCGGCGACCGGCTGCTGATCGAGATCAGCCACGAGATCCGCAAACTCTGCCAGCCCACCGACACGGTTTGCCGCATCGGTGCGGACGAATTCGCGGTATTGCGCCACGATGCCGACATACAAATCGGCCAGCTCCTGGCGCAGGAAATCCGCGAGGTCATCGAACGCCACCAGATCGAATTCGGCGAGCTCCCTTACCAGTGCACGGCCAGCCTGGGCCTGACCATGATCGAGGCGGGCGAATCCGAACGCCCCGAGGACATCCTCAATCGCGCCAACCAGGCCTTTCGCACCGCCAAACGGCAGGGGCGCAACGCGGTCTATCTCTATAACCCCCTCAACAGCGAAATCGACTCCCTGCGCAAGCAGGCCTACTGGGCCAACCGCATTCGCCTGGCGCTGACGGAAAACCGTTTTCGCCTGATGTTCCAGCCCATCGTCCCGCTGCAGGGCGAGCCGGGGCAACGCTACGAGGTGCTGGTACGCATGCTCGACGGCAGCGGCCAACTGCATTCCCCGGCCGAATTCATCAAGGCCGCCGAGGCCGCCGGGATGATCCACAGCATCGACAAATGGGTGAGCGGCAAGGCCATCGATATCCTGAGCGAAATGGACCCGGCGGTGCGCTTTTGCGTCAACCTCTCCGGACATGCACCGGAAGACCCCTCCCTGCTCAGCCACATCGAGGGCCGGATTCAGCGCAGCGGGATCGACCCCGCCCGCCTGACCTTCGAGATCACCGAGACCGCGCCGAGCAGCGATTTTCAGCAAACGGTCACCATGGTCAAACGGCTCAAGGCGCTGGGCTGCGGCTTTGCGCTGGACGATTTCGGCTCCGGCTACAACACCTTCTGCTATCTGCGCGAGCTGCCCTTCAACGAGGTCAAGATCGACGGCTCCTTCATCCGCCATCTGACCGACAAGCCGGTGGACCAGTCCCTGGTACGCGCCATGGTCGATGCCGCCCGCGCCCTGGATCTCAAAACCATCGCCGAGATGGTCGAGGACGAAGACGCCCTGAGCCTGCTCAAACAGCTGGGCGTGGACTACGCGCAGGGCTATGCGGTGGGCAAGCCCAGCCTGTCCCTGCCGGGCGTTTCGCTGGACCGGTTTTATTGA
- a CDS encoding glycoside hydrolase family 57 protein, translating into MSVEQRLKVVLCWHMHQPQYRLQDEYALPWTYLHATKDYVDMAAHLEADPEARAVVNFAPILLEQIDDYAHQVRDHLEHGSPLRDPLLSALVAEQLPTDPKARFELAETCLKANRHRLIDPFPRYRLLADLIAWVREHPAACEYLNDAVLGDLLVWYHLAWIGETVRRNDMRVRRLLEKQGGYTLEDRRSLLGVMSELLSGLIPRYRVLAELGRVELSMTPYAHPIMPLLLDIGSTLEAMPEAPLPDLERYPGGEDRVRWHLQRGIEVFERHFGIRPRGCWPSEGSVSASTLKLLGEQGFNWTASGETVLSNSLRRSGLKADVADKSWLYRCYQMDNEGVACFFRDDGLSDAIGFEYRDWHADHAVANLVHHLENIAKRTNGRGVVSIVLDGENAWEYYPNNGYYFLSALYPALAANPLLELTTYSRVLEDAACLPLPRMVAGSWVYGSFSTWIGEPDKNRGWEMLGEAKQAFDRAVAEGRLTGEALHAAEDQLAICEGSDWCWWFGDYNPSGSVSDFESLYRRHLTLLYEMLGEPAPDYLQHRFTHGGGEPAAGGTMRHGQQPN; encoded by the coding sequence ATGTCCGTTGAACAACGTCTCAAGGTGGTGCTGTGCTGGCACATGCACCAGCCACAGTACCGGCTGCAGGATGAGTACGCGCTGCCGTGGACCTACCTGCATGCCACCAAGGATTACGTCGATATGGCGGCGCATCTCGAAGCGGATCCCGAGGCGCGGGCCGTAGTCAACTTCGCGCCGATCCTGCTGGAGCAGATCGACGACTATGCGCATCAGGTCCGTGATCATCTGGAGCATGGCAGCCCGTTGCGCGACCCGCTTTTGTCCGCGCTGGTCGCCGAGCAGCTTCCCACCGACCCGAAGGCGCGCTTCGAACTGGCGGAGACCTGCCTGAAGGCCAACCGGCATCGCCTGATCGATCCCTTCCCGCGTTACCGGCTGCTTGCCGACCTGATCGCCTGGGTGCGCGAGCACCCGGCGGCCTGCGAGTATCTGAACGACGCCGTCCTGGGTGACCTGCTGGTCTGGTATCACCTGGCCTGGATAGGCGAGACCGTGCGCCGTAACGACATGCGTGTCCGGCGCCTGCTCGAAAAGCAGGGCGGCTATACGCTGGAGGACCGGCGCAGCCTGTTGGGGGTGATGAGTGAACTGCTCAGCGGGTTGATCCCGCGCTACCGGGTGCTGGCGGAACTGGGGCGTGTCGAGTTGTCGATGACGCCGTATGCGCATCCCATCATGCCCTTGCTGCTCGATATCGGCTCGACCCTGGAGGCGATGCCGGAAGCACCGCTGCCCGATCTGGAGCGTTATCCGGGGGGCGAGGACAGGGTGCGCTGGCATCTGCAGCGCGGCATCGAGGTCTTCGAGCGCCACTTCGGCATCCGTCCCCGCGGTTGCTGGCCCTCCGAGGGCAGCGTCAGCGCATCGACCCTGAAGCTGCTCGGCGAACAGGGATTCAACTGGACGGCGAGCGGCGAAACCGTGCTGTCCAACAGCCTGCGCCGTTCCGGCCTCAAGGCGGATGTCGCCGACAAGTCCTGGCTGTACCGCTGCTACCAGATGGACAATGAGGGCGTCGCCTGCTTTTTCCGCGACGACGGACTGTCGGACGCCATCGGGTTCGAATACCGCGACTGGCATGCCGACCATGCCGTCGCAAATCTCGTTCATCACCTAGAAAACATCGCCAAACGCACCAACGGGCGGGGTGTGGTGTCGATTGTCCTAGACGGCGAGAATGCCTGGGAGTATTACCCCAACAACGGCTATTACTTCCTGTCGGCCCTGTATCCGGCGCTTGCCGCCAACCCCCTGCTGGAACTGACGACGTACAGCCGGGTCCTTGAGGATGCGGCCTGCCTGCCGTTGCCGCGGATGGTGGCCGGCAGCTGGGTCTATGGCTCCTTCTCCACCTGGATCGGCGAACCCGACAAGAACCGTGGCTGGGAGATGCTGGGCGAGGCCAAGCAGGCCTTCGATCGCGCGGTCGCGGAAGGCCGCCTGACGGGAGAGGCGCTGCATGCGGCCGAGGATCAGCTCGCGATCTGCGAGGGCTCCGACTGGTGCTGGTGGTTCGGCGACTACAACCCTTCGGGTTCGGTAAGCGATTTCGAGTCACTTTATCGTCGCCATCTGACCCTGCTTTATGAGATGCTCGGCGAACCTGCGCCGGATTACCTGCAACACCGGTTTACGCATGGTGGCGGCGAACCGGCTGCGGGGGGAACGATGCGCCACGGGCAGCAGCCCAATTGA
- the glgC gene encoding glucose-1-phosphate adenylyltransferase encodes MQDQTQRFVSRLTRETLALILAGGRGSRLKQLTMWRAKPAVPFGGKFRIIDFPLSNCINSGIRQIGILTQYKAHSLIQHIQRGWGFLRGEFGEFVEILPAQQRIETSWYMGTADAVYQNLDIIRLHRPEYVLVLAGDHIYKMDYGEMIAFHVDSDADMTVACLEVSLEEAKSFGVMRADESGQVREFQEKPDDPKPIPGRSDLALASMGIYVFNRDFLYEQLIKDADQPGSSHDFGKDIIPSVIDSYKVVAYPYRERETGAQAYWRDVGTIDSYWKANLELIGITPELNLYDEVWPIWTYQEQLPPAKFIFDDDDRRGMAVDSMVSGGCIISGALVRHSLLFSNVRVHAHAMLEDSVVLPNVEIGEKARIRKAVLDKGCVIPPGTVIGEDPEEDAKRFYVSPGGVVLVTPEMLGVSRHHVR; translated from the coding sequence ATGCAGGATCAGACACAACGTTTCGTCAGCCGCCTCACTCGTGAAACCCTGGCGCTGATTCTGGCTGGCGGACGCGGTTCCCGACTCAAGCAACTGACCATGTGGCGGGCCAAACCGGCCGTGCCCTTCGGTGGCAAGTTCCGCATCATCGATTTCCCGCTTTCCAACTGCATCAACTCCGGGATTCGCCAGATTGGCATTCTCACCCAGTACAAGGCGCATTCGCTGATCCAGCATATCCAGCGCGGTTGGGGATTCCTGCGCGGCGAATTCGGCGAGTTCGTCGAGATCCTGCCCGCGCAGCAGCGCATCGAGACCTCCTGGTACATGGGTACAGCCGACGCGGTGTACCAGAACCTGGACATCATCCGTCTACACCGCCCGGAATACGTGCTGGTGCTGGCCGGCGATCATATCTACAAGATGGACTACGGCGAAATGATCGCCTTTCACGTCGACAGTGACGCCGATATGACAGTGGCCTGCCTGGAGGTAAGCCTGGAGGAAGCCAAGTCGTTCGGCGTCATGCGCGCGGACGAGTCGGGCCAGGTGCGTGAATTTCAGGAAAAGCCCGACGACCCCAAGCCCATTCCCGGCCGCAGCGACCTCGCCCTGGCCAGCATGGGCATTTACGTCTTCAATCGGGATTTTCTGTACGAGCAGCTGATCAAGGACGCGGACCAGCCGGGCTCGAGCCACGATTTCGGCAAGGACATCATTCCTTCGGTCATCGACAGCTACAAGGTCGTGGCCTATCCCTACCGTGAACGCGAGACGGGTGCGCAGGCCTACTGGCGCGATGTGGGTACGATCGATTCCTACTGGAAGGCCAACCTCGAGCTGATCGGGATCACGCCCGAACTCAACCTCTACGACGAGGTGTGGCCGATCTGGACCTATCAGGAGCAGTTGCCGCCGGCCAAGTTCATATTCGACGACGACGACCGGCGCGGCATGGCGGTGGATTCCATGGTCTCAGGGGGCTGCATCATCTCGGGCGCGCTGGTGCGGCATTCGCTGCTGTTTTCCAACGTCAGGGTCCATGCCCACGCGATGCTGGAGGACTCGGTGGTGCTGCCCAACGTGGAGATTGGCGAAAAGGCGCGTATCCGCAAGGCAGTGCTCGACAAGGGCTGCGTCATCCCGCCCGGCACCGTGATCGGTGAAGACCCGGAGGAGGACGCCAAGCGGTTCTATGTCTCACCGGGCGGGGTCGTGCTGGTCACGCCGGAAATGCTTGGAGTCAGTCGCCATCATGTCCGTTGA
- the malQ gene encoding 4-alpha-glucanotransferase, with protein sequence MPQTAKPTGCEFPLDRRRAGILLHPTSLPSGTLGKDAYRFLDFLDHAGLRVWQVLPMGPTHEDGSPYLALSAMAGDPGFIDLDILREQGWLNDDEYPDHIHALHAARAGFIANADEAHRAAYRAFLDANAEWLDDYVLFMALRQEQGNRPWWEWLPELREREPRALKQARKRLSEVMEQLRFEQFLFSSQWHALKAEANARGILLFGDMPIFVSHDSAAVWTVPEVFDLDEHGHARHVAGVPPDYFSATGQRWGNPIFDWEAMRKDDFAWWKRRMGKMLELYDFIRVDHFRGFEAFWSIPAEEETAMGGHWVKAPGKELFEEFEKVFGRLPVVAEDLGIITPEVEALRDAFHLPGMKILQFAFDGSPDNPYLPAHHTPNSVVYTGTHDNDTTLGWFQSLGEGTRQNVLQTLHCRAEDMPWALIEVSMQSPACLAVVPLQDFLALDGTHRLNTPGTNNGSNWRWKFDWSQFPADLAERICKLLAATQRV encoded by the coding sequence ATGCCGCAAACGGCGAAACCCACCGGTTGTGAGTTCCCTCTCGATCGCCGCCGTGCCGGCATCCTCCTGCATCCCACCTCTTTGCCAAGCGGCACGCTGGGCAAGGATGCCTACCGGTTTCTGGACTTTCTCGACCATGCGGGGCTCCGGGTCTGGCAGGTCCTGCCCATGGGGCCCACCCATGAGGATGGTTCCCCCTATCTGGCCTTATCGGCGATGGCCGGCGATCCGGGCTTCATCGATCTGGATATCCTGCGTGAACAGGGATGGTTGAACGATGACGAATACCCGGATCACATCCATGCGCTGCACGCCGCACGCGCCGGATTCATCGCCAACGCCGATGAGGCGCATCGGGCCGCCTATCGGGCGTTTCTCGACGCCAACGCCGAATGGCTGGACGACTACGTCCTGTTCATGGCCCTGCGCCAGGAGCAGGGCAATCGCCCCTGGTGGGAATGGCTGCCCGAATTGCGCGAACGTGAGCCGCGGGCGCTGAAGCAGGCGCGCAAGCGGCTGAGCGAGGTTATGGAGCAGCTTCGCTTCGAGCAGTTTTTGTTCTCTTCGCAATGGCATGCCCTGAAGGCGGAGGCCAATGCGCGGGGCATTCTGCTGTTCGGCGACATGCCCATTTTCGTGTCCCACGACAGCGCCGCCGTCTGGACGGTGCCCGAGGTCTTCGACCTGGATGAGCATGGCCATGCGCGACACGTGGCCGGCGTGCCGCCGGATTATTTTTCCGCCACCGGGCAGCGCTGGGGGAATCCGATCTTCGACTGGGAGGCGATGCGCAAGGACGATTTCGCCTGGTGGAAGCGGCGCATGGGCAAGATGCTCGAGCTGTACGACTTCATCCGTGTCGACCATTTCCGCGGCTTCGAGGCCTTCTGGTCGATCCCGGCCGAGGAGGAGACCGCCATGGGCGGTCACTGGGTCAAGGCGCCCGGCAAGGAACTCTTCGAGGAATTCGAAAAGGTCTTCGGCCGCCTGCCGGTGGTCGCCGAGGATCTCGGCATCATCACGCCCGAGGTGGAGGCCCTGCGGGATGCGTTTCATCTGCCGGGCATGAAGATTCTGCAATTCGCCTTCGACGGCTCGCCCGACAATCCCTATCTGCCGGCGCATCACACGCCGAACAGCGTGGTGTATACCGGCACGCACGACAACGATACGACGCTCGGCTGGTTCCAGTCGCTGGGCGAGGGCACGCGTCAGAACGTCCTGCAAACCCTGCATTGCCGGGCAGAGGACATGCCCTGGGCGTTGATCGAGGTGAGCATGCAGTCGCCCGCCTGCCTGGCCGTCGTGCCGCTGCAGGACTTTCTGGCGCTGGATGGCACACACCGGCTCAATACGCCGGGCACCAATAACGGCAGCAACTGGCGTTGGAAGTTCGACTGGTCCCAGTTTCCCGCCGACCTGGCCGAACGGATCTGCAAACTGCTGGCGGCCACTCAGCGGGTCTGA
- the glgB gene encoding 1,4-alpha-glucan branching protein GlgB: MPLQNELDDRLTPIIEARHHDPFNVLGKHVEGGRTVIRAYLPYVQSVSLAEPDAALERVPGSDFFEWHGSEDAVPTPYRLQWTDDHGTRHEAVDPYCLPPQLSDFDLHLFGEGKHQHAYRFLGAHLHSFEGIDGVLFSVWAPNAERVSVIGDFNRWDGRRHPMRARGGSGVWELFIPGLSVGALYKFEIRNRYTGDVLVKTDPYAQRFELRPQTACIVAEDNGYEWRDADWIEGRIRNDWLHAPMSIYEVHLGSWQRDEYGNFLDYRELAHRLVDYVKDMGFTHIELLPVTEHPLDASWGYQTTGYYAPTSRYGAPDDFRYFVDHCHRNGIGVLLDWAPGHFPKDAFALARYDGTALYEHEDPRRGEHRDWGTLIFNYGRNEVRNFLISSAMYWVEEFHIDGLRVDAVASMLYLDYSREAGDWLPNKFGGRENLEAIDFLRELNGSVQGRHIGVQIVAEESTAWPQVTRPPALGGLGFSSKWNMGWMHDTLEYFKMDPIYRHYHHDELTFGLLYAFTENFVLPFSHDEVVHGKRSLLYRMPGDEWQRFANLRLLYTYQFTYPGKKLLFMGCEFGQGSEWSAEHNLDWYVLQYPFHQGVQTCVRDLNHVYREHAALYHYDFEWQGFEWIDCHDASQSILSYLRRNGDELIIVILNFTPVPRHNYRVGVPQAGIYEEIFNSDSEFYGGSNVGNAGALHSEDISWMGRPCSLNLHLPPLGAIVLRPQRG; this comes from the coding sequence ATGCCCCTGCAAAACGAGCTGGACGACCGCCTGACCCCCATTATCGAAGCGCGTCATCACGATCCCTTCAACGTGCTGGGCAAGCATGTCGAGGGCGGCCGGACCGTGATCCGGGCCTACCTGCCCTACGTCCAGTCGGTAAGCCTGGCGGAACCAGACGCAGCGCTGGAGCGGGTGCCGGGCAGCGATTTTTTCGAATGGCACGGGTCGGAAGACGCCGTTCCGACGCCCTATCGCCTGCAGTGGACGGACGACCACGGCACCCGGCACGAGGCGGTGGACCCCTACTGCCTTCCCCCGCAGCTCAGCGACTTCGATCTGCACCTGTTCGGGGAAGGCAAGCACCAGCACGCCTATCGCTTCCTGGGCGCGCACCTGCACAGCTTCGAGGGCATCGACGGGGTGCTGTTTTCGGTCTGGGCACCAAATGCGGAACGCGTCAGCGTGATCGGCGATTTCAACCGCTGGGACGGCCGGCGCCATCCCATGCGTGCCCGCGGCGGCAGCGGCGTGTGGGAACTGTTCATCCCCGGTCTGTCCGTCGGCGCCCTGTACAAGTTCGAGATCCGCAATCGCTACACGGGCGACGTGCTGGTCAAGACCGACCCCTATGCCCAACGCTTCGAACTGCGTCCGCAGACCGCCTGCATCGTGGCCGAGGACAACGGTTACGAATGGCGCGACGCCGACTGGATCGAGGGACGTATCCGCAATGACTGGCTGCATGCGCCGATGTCCATCTACGAGGTGCACCTGGGCTCCTGGCAGCGTGACGAATACGGCAATTTCCTGGACTATCGCGAGCTGGCCCACCGGCTGGTCGATTACGTGAAGGATATGGGGTTCACCCATATCGAACTGCTGCCGGTGACCGAACATCCCCTGGACGCCTCCTGGGGATACCAGACCACGGGCTACTACGCCCCCACCAGCCGTTACGGCGCCCCGGACGACTTCCGCTACTTCGTCGACCACTGCCATCGCAACGGCATCGGCGTGCTGCTCGACTGGGCGCCGGGGCACTTCCCCAAGGACGCCTTCGCCCTCGCCCGCTACGACGGCACGGCCCTTTACGAGCACGAGGACCCGCGCCGCGGCGAGCACCGCGACTGGGGCACGCTGATCTTCAATTACGGCCGCAACGAGGTGCGCAATTTCCTGATCTCCAGCGCCATGTACTGGGTGGAGGAATTCCATATCGACGGCCTGCGCGTGGATGCTGTGGCCTCCATGCTCTACCTCGACTACTCGCGCGAGGCGGGCGACTGGCTGCCCAACAAGTTCGGCGGACGCGAGAACCTGGAGGCCATCGATTTCCTGCGCGAACTCAACGGTTCGGTGCAGGGCCGCCACATCGGGGTGCAGATCGTGGCCGAGGAATCCACCGCCTGGCCGCAGGTGACGCGCCCGCCGGCGCTGGGCGGACTGGGCTTCTCATCCAAGTGGAACATGGGGTGGATGCACGACACCCTGGAATACTTCAAGATGGACCCGATCTACCGCCATTACCATCACGACGAGCTCACCTTCGGGCTGCTGTACGCCTTTACCGAAAATTTCGTGCTGCCCTTCTCCCACGACGAGGTGGTGCACGGCAAACGCTCGCTGCTGTACCGCATGCCCGGCGACGAATGGCAGCGTTTCGCCAACCTGCGCCTGCTGTACACCTATCAGTTCACCTATCCCGGCAAGAAACTGCTGTTCATGGGCTGCGAATTCGGCCAGGGCAGCGAGTGGAGCGCCGAACACAACCTGGACTGGTACGTGCTCCAGTATCCCTTCCATCAGGGCGTGCAGACCTGCGTGCGCGACCTGAACCATGTCTACCGCGAACATGCGGCGCTTTATCATTACGACTTCGAATGGCAGGGCTTCGAATGGATCGACTGCCACGATGCGTCGCAGTCCATCCTGAGCTATCTGCGCCGCAACGGCGACGAGCTCATCATCGTGATCCTGAATTTCACCCCCGTACCGCGCCACAACTACCGGGTCGGCGTCCCCCAGGCCGGAATCTATGAGGAAATCTTCAATTCGGATTCCGAATTCTACGGCGGGAGCAACGTCGGCAACGCGGGCGCGCTGCACAGCGAAGACATCAGCTGGATGGGGCGCCCCTGTTCCCTGAATCTGCACCTGCCGCCCCTCGGCGCCATCGTGCTGCGCCCCCAGCGCGGCTGA
- the dksA gene encoding RNA polymerase-binding protein DksA — MATPKTPAKKPEAMSFTDFKPYKLKKGEPYMSDGMKAHFRHILESWKKELMEEVDKTVDHMKEEAANFADPADRATQEEEFSLELRARDRERKLIKKISQSLDDLDAGDYGYCEACGVEIGVRRLEARPTATLCIDCKTLQEIKEKQMA; from the coding sequence ATGGCCACCCCCAAGACTCCTGCCAAGAAGCCGGAGGCCATGTCCTTCACCGACTTCAAGCCGTACAAGCTCAAGAAGGGAGAACCCTACATGAGCGACGGGATGAAGGCGCATTTCCGCCACATTTTGGAATCGTGGAAAAAGGAGCTCATGGAAGAGGTGGACAAAACGGTCGACCACATGAAGGAAGAGGCCGCCAACTTCGCGGACCCGGCCGACCGGGCCACGCAGGAAGAAGAATTCTCCCTGGAACTGCGGGCGCGCGACCGTGAACGCAAGCTGATCAAGAAGATCAGCCAGTCGCTGGACGACCTGGATGCGGGCGATTACGGCTACTGCGAGGCCTGCGGCGTCGAGATCGGCGTTCGCCGCCTCGAGGCCCGTCCCACCGCCACCCTCTGCATCGACTGCAAGACCCTGCAGGAGATCAAGGAAAAGCAGATGGCCTGA
- the gluQRS gene encoding tRNA glutamyl-Q(34) synthetase GluQRS, with protein sequence MAGQSIATQDYVGRFAPSPTGPLHLGSLIAALASYLQARSRDGQWLVRIEDLDPPREIPGADVQILKTLERYGFEWDGEVLYQSRRQSCYDEALQTLLRDERLYACSCTRKEIAAIARQGEEGPVYPGTCRGKPPSGRKARALRLFTDDRLITFADTVYGAVTQRVETEVGDFVVQRADGLTAYQLAVVVDDALQGVTEVVRGADLLFSTPRQILLQQLLDYPTPDYLHVPLARNAAGEKLSKQTGATALDPSRPGPALMAALTFLGQHPPPGLGEESLETIWEWAIAHWKVAAIPRSETAQTR encoded by the coding sequence ATGGCCGGCCAATCCATCGCCACCCAGGACTACGTCGGCCGCTTCGCGCCCTCCCCCACCGGCCCGCTGCATCTCGGCTCCCTGATCGCGGCCCTGGCCAGCTACCTGCAGGCCCGCAGCCGGGACGGCCAGTGGCTGGTCCGTATCGAAGACCTGGATCCGCCCCGGGAAATCCCCGGGGCGGATGTCCAGATCCTGAAGACCCTGGAACGCTACGGCTTCGAATGGGACGGTGAAGTCCTGTACCAAAGCCGGCGTCAATCCTGTTACGACGAGGCCCTGCAGACGCTGCTTCGCGACGAGCGGCTCTACGCCTGCAGCTGTACCCGCAAGGAAATCGCCGCCATCGCAAGGCAGGGCGAGGAAGGCCCCGTTTATCCGGGGACCTGCCGCGGCAAACCGCCCTCGGGACGCAAGGCGCGCGCCCTGCGCCTTTTTACCGACGACCGGCTGATCACCTTCGCGGACACCGTATACGGTGCGGTCACGCAGCGGGTCGAAACCGAGGTCGGGGACTTCGTCGTCCAGCGGGCGGACGGTCTGACGGCCTATCAGCTTGCGGTCGTCGTGGATGACGCCCTGCAGGGCGTAACCGAGGTCGTACGCGGCGCGGACCTGCTGTTCTCCACCCCGCGCCAGATCCTGCTCCAGCAGTTGCTGGACTATCCCACCCCGGACTACCTGCATGTACCGCTGGCGCGGAACGCCGCCGGCGAGAAGCTCAGCAAGCAGACGGGCGCCACCGCGCTGGACCCTTCCAGACCCGGGCCGGCGCTGATGGCGGCGTTGACCTTTCTGGGGCAGCACCCGCCCCCGGGACTGGGTGAGGAGTCGCTGGAGACGATCTGGGAATGGGCTATCGCCCACTGGAAGGTGGCGGCCATACCCCGCTCGGAAACGGCTCAGACCCGCTGA